GTTGATGGTGCGGATCGTATTGACCCATGGAGTTTCCGGATCATCGACCCTCGCGAGAATCGAAATCGCTGGAATCGGTGTGTTGGGGTAGTCGCAGGCTGAAACGGCTTCCCTGCCCCGGCGTGCTCTCACACGATAGTTCGCCACCGAGTGTTCGTGCGATCCGATGGGCGATCGCCAGCCCGAGCCCGTTGCCCGCAATCCCCAGGTTCCTCGCCTCACGCGATCGAAAAAATGGGTTGAATATGTGCGGACGATCGTCTGCTTCGATGCCGCAACCACGATCAATGACATGAATGAACACGCCGCCACCGTGAGTTTCCGACGAGATGGTGACGGGGGTGCCCGGCTCACTGTACTTCAGCGCATTGGCAACGAGATTGCTGATAATCTGGGTGAGTAATGACGGTGTGGCTAACGCCTCCGTTCCCGCTGCGACATGGTTTTCAAGGTTGAGATCGTTTACTCGGGGGAAATGTTTCCACGAGTGCTGCTGCTCGTCCAACCACGTGTGAATGTCGATTGGTTGCAATTGGGGAAGAGTCGCGTCTGCTTCATTGCGGGCAAGGAACAACAGCGACTCGACGATTTCCTGGAGGCTCCGGCAGTGCGTGCGAAGCACGCTCAACGTCTGTTGGTACTCAGCCTGAGTACGCGGTTTTCTCAGCGTCACGTCGATTTCACCCATCAGTACCGTCAGCGGCGAGCGTAGTTCATGGGCGGCATCACCTGCGAAACGACGTTGTTGATCGAACGCAGCCTGCTGCCGATCGAGTAACCGATTGAATGTCGAGCTGAGTTCGGCGAGCTCATCCCCTGAGTCATCTATTTTGAGTCTAGCCTGAAAGTCCGATCCGGCGATCGATCGAGCCTGATGTGACATGGCAGACACTGGCCGCAGAGCTTGGCGTACAAGCCATCGGCCCAGCAGTGCTGCGATCAACCACGCCGCCAGCGGCAATAGAATCACGAGCAACGTTAACCGTCCCAGCATCGCATCTCGCTTCACGGTCGCACGACCAACGACGACCAAGACTTCGTCAAACTCATCGAGTTCTCTGTTAAGGGAAGCGGGTCGCGGGGCACGCAGTCGTTGGTACATCAGCATGGTGGGCTCCGACGCCAGGACGCTATTGCGAATCGTTCCACTGGAAACCGTCAGTGCAGCAAGTTCCATAGCACGGGATCGAAATGTGGGAGTGGCGGTCGGCGATGCCTCGACGACCAGCTGTTGGTCGCCAACGACAATCCACTGCGCCTCCCCAAACTCGTCCAAAGAGCCGAACGCAATCGAGTGCTCCAGCGGTTGCCACTTGACCTCCGTTTCTTCGACCTCCGCCGCCGCGACGAGAGAGTGGAGTGCCCCACTCAGCTCGCGGTCAAACTGAAAATGGATCTGCCGACTGGTGACCGAATAGAACACCAGTGAATAAATGATCAAAGCTCCGGCGAGGGCGGCGAGAAAGAATGCGGAAACGCGCGTCGTAAGCGTCATGAGTCGGTCACGTGGGCAGCGTCCAAAATGTAGCCCTGGCCTCGCCGGGTCAGGATCACTCGCGGACCAAACTGTTCGAGCTTGCGCCGCAGGTCTTTGATATGCACTTCGAGTGTGTTCGAGAGGCCGTCAAAGTTTTCGTCCCACACGGTCTCATAAATTCGTGTGCGCGACAGCACTCGCTGTGGATTGCGCATGAACATGGCCAACAGTGAGAACTCCTTGGCGGTTAGATCTAACATTTCACCTCCGCGAGTCGCACGCTGTTGAGCCAAGTCGATGCGAATGTCGCGGTAGTCGAGATAGATCGAGTCCGTTTGGCTCGGCCGCCGGAGCAATACCCGGATACGAGCCAATAGTTCCTCAAATGCGAAGGGCTTGGTCAGATAGTCGTCAGCGCCCGCATCCAACCCTTGAACGCGTTCGGTGACGCCGTCACGAGCAGTCAAGAAAAGCACCGGCGTGCTGCGATTCTTCTGTCGAAACCGCTGTAACAATTGAATGCCGTCTTCTCCCGGAAGCCACCAGTCCAAGATCACAAGGTCCCAGACTTCAGACTGCAACCGCAACCAGGCTTGGCGTCCATCAGCGGCGTGCTCAACGACATACCCCTCCTCCGTCAATCCGCGCACGAGAAAATTGGCGATGCCAGGATCATCTTCCACCGCGAGGATGCGCACGCTCATTCACCGATACCTCGGAACATAAAGTAAACTTTAAACTGCTTTCACGGTGGGTTTCGGGTGGATGGCAAGAATGGAGGCATGGTCGAAACAAGCTCCTCTTGTCGGCAACCTGCTCCATTTCCACCAGTCGGAAGAACCATACCATGTCCATGCAAACCATCGCTGCGATTCATTCAACTTTTCCACGCGAACTCGCACCAACGTTAGCGAATAGCTTTTCCATGATGGGAGCACCGCGGCAGGATGAGGTCAAGTCACCCACGATTTCAGTGACGACCTTCCATTCGATGGAGAACCTGTGTGACATTGTCAAAACCCTCGACGGGCGATTCGGTCGACGCCTGGGGGTCGCGATTGAACTGCCTGATCACGGTGCACCGGAGTGGCATCGTCTTGCTCGGACCGTTGGCGACGGAGGACGACTGGCGATCGTCGTCCCTCCCCAATCCAGAACCACGCTGCCCTTACTCAGTGCGAGCAGCGAGGGGCCGAGCCGCAAGGGGACGAGCAGCAAGGGGGCATCCATTGCGGGGTGGGATCAGACGCAGCACTATGTCTCGGTGGATCAAGCTGTTGAAAGTCTGTTGTCGGATCGCATGAAGTTCGATCGGTGCTTCATCCTACGCCCGGAATGGCATGACGCGGGTAGCGTCTTCGCTGCGATCGGTCGCAGCATCGTCGCCTGCGGATAGTTCCGCGGGGTGCACAGCAGGGGGCCTAGTTGCACAGGCCCCCATGCAACCCTAGTCTATAGACATGTTGCCCGAGCTGCTCGCTCATTTCTACGGGCGAGTGAGTGCGTGATTGCGGGACGTCGCCCGCCCTTGAATACGGTTACTGCTAACAATTGATTACTGCCAACAGTTATTCGTCAGGATACACAGTCCATTGAGAAAGCAAGACAAGCGAGTTCCCTTCCTAGCCGCCTGCGCATTTTTGGTCGCGCTCGTTTCGCGGTCGCCAGTCGCCGATGCACAAACGCAGCCCTGGGCGGCGGGCGAAAAATTGCGTCTGGCCGTCGACGTGGGGCCGCTGGGCGTGACACGTCACTCCCAGGTTCCGTTGCTCGGCACCGCCGACATCCTCGGCAATGGCCCGTATGATCTCCTGGTTAGCAATCG
This genomic window from Allorhodopirellula heiligendammensis contains:
- a CDS encoding sensor histidine kinase; its protein translation is MTLTTRVSAFFLAALAGALIIYSLVFYSVTSRQIHFQFDRELSGALHSLVAAAEVEETEVKWQPLEHSIAFGSLDEFGEAQWIVVGDQQLVVEASPTATPTFRSRAMELAALTVSSGTIRNSVLASEPTMLMYQRLRAPRPASLNRELDEFDEVLVVVGRATVKRDAMLGRLTLLVILLPLAAWLIAALLGRWLVRQALRPVSAMSHQARSIAGSDFQARLKIDDSGDELAELSSTFNRLLDRQQAAFDQQRRFAGDAAHELRSPLTVLMGEIDVTLRKPRTQAEYQQTLSVLRTHCRSLQEIVESLLFLARNEADATLPQLQPIDIHTWLDEQQHSWKHFPRVNDLNLENHVAAGTEALATPSLLTQIISNLVANALKYSEPGTPVTISSETHGGGVFIHVIDRGCGIEADDRPHIFNPFFRSREARNLGIAGNGLGLAIAHRIARTLGGELSCESTPGQGSRFSLRLPQHTDSSDFDSREGR
- a CDS encoding response regulator transcription factor, translated to MSVRILAVEDDPGIANFLVRGLTEEGYVVEHAADGRQAWLRLQSEVWDLVILDWWLPGEDGIQLLQRFRQKNRSTPVLFLTARDGVTERVQGLDAGADDYLTKPFAFEELLARIRVLLRRPSQTDSIYLDYRDIRIDLAQQRATRGGEMLDLTAKEFSLLAMFMRNPQRVLSRTRIYETVWDENFDGLSNTLEVHIKDLRRKLEQFGPRVILTRRGQGYILDAAHVTDS